In Oscillatoria acuminata PCC 6304, a single window of DNA contains:
- a CDS encoding Npun_R2821/Npun_R2822 family protein, translated as MTKGIYTLANDVFYNQLVALLNSIEVNVGPNFPVCVVPYDDRIEKIQAEIETRPNVTLLTDTQRISRWDEFADQAWNTHPTAKKSWAAQGIKGVHRSGTHRRYCAFDPESPFEKFIYCDADIVVLNSLDLIFNALEHHDFVVYDFQYKDLSHVFNGESEKLTQLFKPEEIEQDIFCSGFYGSQRGLFDAQQRQGLLSKLSEGEGEVLYPNAPDQTLLNYMRMRLGIPLYNLVFNLPKEQVTGNAVTSQHFEMKGTGLYDKGQPLTYLHYIGLSSKLFDRLCAGKNIDVPYRDIFLHYRYLHEPSQRPQFTTPPKPYNPPPSLVNRVMRKLGLTR; from the coding sequence ATGACTAAAGGGATTTATACCTTAGCCAATGACGTCTTTTATAACCAGCTTGTCGCCCTTTTAAACAGCATTGAAGTCAATGTGGGGCCGAACTTTCCCGTTTGTGTGGTTCCTTACGACGATCGCATAGAGAAGATTCAAGCCGAGATAGAAACCCGACCCAACGTCACCCTCCTCACGGATACCCAGCGGATTTCTCGCTGGGACGAGTTCGCAGATCAGGCATGGAATACGCATCCAACTGCCAAGAAATCCTGGGCAGCACAAGGCATCAAGGGGGTACATCGCAGCGGCACCCATCGCCGCTATTGTGCCTTCGATCCAGAAAGTCCGTTTGAAAAATTTATCTACTGTGATGCCGATATTGTTGTCCTCAATTCCCTAGACTTGATATTCAATGCTTTAGAACACCACGATTTTGTGGTTTATGACTTCCAATATAAAGATTTATCTCATGTTTTTAACGGGGAGTCCGAAAAGTTAACCCAACTATTCAAACCGGAAGAAATTGAGCAAGATATTTTTTGCTCCGGGTTTTATGGCAGTCAGCGCGGCTTGTTTGACGCCCAGCAGCGTCAGGGGTTGTTGTCAAAATTATCCGAGGGAGAGGGAGAGGTTTTATATCCCAATGCCCCGGATCAAACCCTTCTCAATTATATGAGAATGAGATTAGGAATTCCCCTTTATAATTTAGTGTTTAATTTGCCCAAAGAACAAGTCACCGGCAATGCGGTAACCTCTCAACATTTTGAAATGAAAGGGACGGGACTTTATGATAAGGGACAACCGTTGACCTATCTCCATTATATTGGCCTCTCTTCCAAACTGTTTGATCGCCTCTGTGCCGGAAAAAATATCGATGTTCCCTATCGCGATATCTTTTTACATTATCGTTATTTGCACGAACCGTCCCAGCGACCCCAGTTTACCACTCCCCCTAAACCCTACAATCCGCCGCCGAGTCTAGTTAATCGTGTGATGAGAAAATTAGGATTAACCCGTTGA